CCGCACTGCCGCCGGATTTGGTTAGCTCCTTCAGTTGCCTGGTCACCGCCTCCCGCTCCTCGGAGACCCTAGCCAGCTGGGCGTGGTGCCGCCCATATTTCTCGTACTTGCCGAGCACCGTTTCCAATCGAATGTCCAGTTTCCGGCTGGCGATGCTGTGCTCCAAAGATTGGCGGTCGCTGAAGGTTCCCTTGAAGTCCAGATACGGCTGCAGAGTCACATAGTTCTCGTTGGCCTTGTCGCCGGTTATATAGAGGGCCGAGATGCGCCTGCTGCACGTTTTCCTGGCCGAAAGGcagttttttaatactttgcTAAAGCTCAACATTTTTGTTATGATCAAaagtgcaacaacaaaagcaaccgGCAGAGTCAGCTGTTACCGGCGTTGCCAGATCTAGATTATTTGTTAGGGGTATTCTCACACCGGAAGTCGttactttttatttgaaaataataatttataattcatttgaaaaaaatttaatttgtaattaaatataaaaattcgtttatcaacttttttttaagttttaaaatcgatttcgagctacttttaaaaatgtatctttattatttatatatgttttatttattcataatGTTATTCATTTTCATAAGTTTAAGGCTACTGCTGCATATAAGACCTTTCCAAAGCTTCCGCATAAAATGGAGGTGGTCtaaaattctgaatttcgtgGGAAATAAGTTCCTTCCAGCAATTAACAGGGAgtaccatattttcaaagttttgaTCATAGGCTGGTGCGAGGTCCTCGTCACGATGGTGAGGCTCAATGAAATCCCTAAGAAATGGATGATTTATGGCCTCATCCGCTGTTATACGGTTTTCGGGAAGCATTTCCAGCATTTCTTCCATCAAATCCAGGGCCAAAGGATCGGCATTCGGAAACATTTGCGGAAAGTGGCGTTTTTCGCGATAGCCGTACTTTTCCAGGTAATTACGAGAATGCTTCATGTTTATGCCGCTGATGAACTCCTCCGACGGCGAGCCCATTATGTCCAGCAGGCGCTCTAGTTGATTAAAATAGCAGTCGCCAGGAAAGAGGACATGACCAGAGATAAGTTCCGCCAGGATGCAACCGACAGACCACATATCGATGGCATTTGTGTACTGATCCCGGAGGAAGAGCAGTTCGGGGGCCCGGTACCAAACGGTTCCAACATAGTCCGACATATTTTTGCTGGACAAACGGGCCAAACCGAAGTCGAGAATTCGCACCTCCATATTTTGATTAATCGCTATATTACCGGGCTTCAGATCGCGATGAAGAACGCCGGCGCTGTGAATGTACCTTAGACCTCGCAATATTTGGTAGAGGATGTACCTAATTTGGTACTGGGAGATCCTGTTTGAGCGGGAAAATCTGTGCAGGTTCTCGTCCATCAGTTGAGTCACCAGATAGACCTGCTGAAAATCGTTCCCTTGCAGCGGGGGATGAAAAACATGGAGCAGGCTGATAACATTCCGGTGATCCATGTGCTTCAGCAGGCGAATCTCGCGATAGGCGCCCTTGGCATCCTCTTCTCTCTCGAAAGGCTGCACCAGCTTCTTCATGGCCACATCATCCATTTGACCGCCAAGTAGCCTCATCCTGGCCACCTGACCAAAGGAACCTTCGCCCATGGGCCTCACGATCTCGTATATGTCTGGAAACTCCCAAGTGCTTTGATTTACTTGAACTCTCGTGAATCGCGCCATTCTGtcaaaaaatatctttaaagttCGACAATAGAAAGTATACTGAAATTACGGAATTGCGTACTTAccccttaaatgcaattcttATCAAAGATTTCTCGGAATCTAATCAGCAAGTTAGTCATTTAGCTCTCTTTACGACCGGAAAATATAAACACAGATAAACAAAGTCAATTCGGAAATAAACCAATCAAGAAACATATCAATTGAATCAAAATTGCAATATTTCGTCACatttggaaaatttttttttttttgaaaatcgaatttattGTAACTTACAACATTACGACCAGAAAATATAAACAGAGAAGATAAACAAAGTCAATTCGAAAATAAACCAATCAAGAAACATATCAATTGAGTTAATTTCgtgacattttgaaaaactttgttttttgaaaaacgAATTTATTGTAAAATCTACAGTACAACATTAGTGGCAAGCCATAATAAATTGATAAAACATCGTACAAAACAGGAAAACTACATTTGAGTACAAAAGGCATCGTTTGAACAAAGctataagtaaatataaaacggtataaaaaataaatggccCTGTTTAATACTTGAAATCCTTATGGGGTTTCACTTGACATCCTTGAGAACCTGAGCAAACGAGGGCGGCGGCTTAAAGTTGGTGACCTCCTTGTAGATCAGCTCCTTCCACTTGTCCACCGGCAGATCCATGTCCTCGAAGCTGTGATCGTACGGCGGCGATGTCTGCTCGTCGCTGGGCTCCGCGTACTTCTCCAGGTACGGATGGGCTAGTGCCTCCTCGGCGGTGATCCGCTTCTCGGCGTCCAGCTCCAGCATCTTCTCCAGCAGATCGATGGCCAGTGGGTTGGCGTTCTCGAAGACCTTCTTGAAACTGCGCCTCTTCATGGGCGGCAGTGAGGCGATGTAGGAGCGTGCGCTCTCCGAGGAGATCTTCTTCATAAAGTCGGCCGGTGGCGTGCCCAGCATTTCCATGATCAAGTTCAGCTGGTGGATGTGATCGGTGCCGGGGAACAAGGTGCGTCGGGTGATAAGTTCCGCCATGATGCAGCCCACCGACCAGATGTCCACCGTCTGGTTGTAGTGCATCCAGTTGAGCATGATCTCGGGGGCGCGGTACCAACGCGTGGCCACATAGCCCGTCATCTCGTTCTCCGTGGGACGCGCCAATCCGAAATCTAGAATCCTCAGCTCGCAGTCCTCGTTGACTGCAATGTTCGAGGGCTTTAGGTCACGATGGATCACTCCCGCGCTGTGGATGTACTTCAAGCCGCGGAGTATCTGGTAGACCAGGAACTGAACATGGTCATCGGACAGGTGCTGCATCCGTATGATGTTGTTCAGATCGGCGTCCATCAAGTGGGTGACCAGGTAGACCTGCTGGAAGTTCTCCAGCGAAGCGTTCGCCTGATGCGGATTGAATATGTCCAGCAATCCTATGACGTTCTCATGATCCATGTGCTTCAGCAGCCGCAGCTCCCGATACGTCCGCTTGGCATGGACGGCGGATTGAAAGGGCCTGGCCAGCTTTTTGATGGCCACATGCATGTTGGTGCCCCGCACCTTGGCCTTCGAAACCTGTCCGTAGGCTCCCGATCCCACGGGCTGCAGCTCCTGATATATCTCCGGGATCTCCCATTCCGTCCGGTTGATGTCCAACTTGTAGAACTTCTTTGTTATGGACGCAGACATGGTTTCTCTGTGCTGTTTAAGGGCGTCACCTACCAACGAGATATTAACGATTAAAGGCCGTGCGATCGAAAATACCACGCTGATTACGTTTATCTGGAGGCGCGCTCTGCGAAAATAGTACGGACCTCTGCTCCACGCCCAAGAATATCAACAACTAAGTACTGCTGGCTGGCATATTTCCTATATTTGCGCTATTACTCCATTCCGATGCGTGTTAGGAATCCGTGAATCAGATCGCCAGCGAAACGATCGTAGGAGACTCGCGAGTGCACTACACTTTCATAATGGAACGTGCtagaaattaattagaaatggtaagtaatattttacttatacAGAGAATGTTACCATTGTAAATagagaatttattttttaaggcattttttatagcaagtcagcaaatgtatgtatattaaatgtatatattaagaatatttaagtgaaataattattttaagtttaaatctTAAACCTtccaacaaataaatatacccTACAAACCTCATTGTACcgcacataaataaaaataagcacaTGGCGTTGCCAGACTGTCAGTTGCCAGAGCGTTGACAGTTATCGAATGAGCAGTTATCGAGTGAAGATTCGAAACAGCTGTCTGTTGTttttccgcgaattcttcccCCACCACCCCCTGACCCATTTTCCGTTGCACTTTTCGTTTGCTTTGAATGAAAAAACACAGCCGCTGCTCGCGCGTGCGCACTTGAACCGCCGCACTTATCAAATACGTTAATCTAATCGTGCGGCGAACGCAGCCTGACATATTCCGCCTCGCCATCCTCCGACGAACGGTTAGTTTCGCACCGAAGCCGCTCCCGCTCGCATCGCAAACCAGAAGAGGTGACTACCGTAAGTGGATGTGGATCGGCAGGAGGGCCTATGCCTTAATGATATGGCATGAATTAGCGGTGTAAAACATAAACATTACAAGGTTTAATTGGTGTTTACTCGATACGATACGATAATGCAAATGGAAGCCGGAAAATGTCACTTGAATCGCGGCGAACTACGACCTTTGGAACCTGGACTGGCAAACATGCAGATTTTCTATAATCCCCTATCTCAGATAGCAGGGAACATTGTTAACATCGATGGCCAGTTCGGTAAAAGTGGAAGATCTACGATTAGATAGCCCGGGGGGTTCAAAGTGTGGCAATTATAGTGTGTTCGCTTCCAAGGGTTGCTTTAACTTTCCACCCCCAGGCTAGTTTTCTTTGAAAAACTGGGAAAAACTACCTACGCCCTGAAAACGTACTTATAGTGGaataatttttggtataaaaaGAGTGTTATCTATCTTTAATAACCCATTATAAAATGCAAAACCTTAACTATCATTTTATTCCCATTTTCAGGCCAAAATGACTTCTACTCTGCTGCCCGGAAATATAGTATATGGAGGTCCTGTGACCGAACGCGAGGCCCAGGACTACAGATCCCTGGGCCAGTATGTCCTGGACAAGTACAAGGGCTTCGGCGACCAAACGGTGCTGGTGGATGCCGTCAATGGAGTGGAATACACGGCCAGTTATATGCACAAATCCATTGTCCGGCTGGCCTACATCCTCCAGAAGCTGGGAGTCAAGCAGAACGATGTCGTCGGTTTGTCCAGCGAGAATAGCGTCAACTTTGCAGTGGCCATGTTTGCAGGGTTTGCAGTTGGAGCCACCGTGGCTCCTTTGAACGTTACCTACTCGGATCGGGAGGTGGATCACGCCATCAATCTGTCCAAGCCCAAGATCATATTCGCCTCCAAGATCACCATCGATCGGGTGGCCAAGGCGGCCAGCAAGAACAAGTTCGTTAAGGGCATCATCGCCTTTGGAGGAAATTCGAAGTACTTTAAGAACATCTACGATTTCAAGGAGCTGATGGACAATGACAAGTTCAAAACGCAGCCGGACTTTACGAGCCCCGCAGCCAACAAGGATGAGGATGTCTCACTGATTGTGTGCTCTTCGGGAACCACTGGACTGCCCAAGGGCGTGCAGCTCACCCAGATGAATCTTCTGGCCACGCTCGACTCGCAAATGTAAGTTTAAATGGTTATTTACCAAGGCTAAATGTTAATTCCCTCCTTTTAACAGCCAGCCCACCATCATACCCATGGAGGAGGTCACTCTGCTCACCGTGATTCCCTGGTTCCACGCCTTCGGCTGCCTGACGCTCATCACCACCGCCTGCCGCGGCGCCCGCCTGGTTTACCTGCCCAAGTTCGAGGAGAATCTCTTCCTCGGCGCCATCGAAAAGTATCGCGTGATGATGGCGTTCATGGTGCCGCCGCTGATGGTCTTTTTGGCCAAGCACCCCATCGTGGACAAGTACGATTTGTCCTCGCTAATGGTCCTGCTGTGCGGCGCCGCACCTCTGAGTCGCGAGACCGAGGATCAGATCAAGGAGCGCATCGGAGTGCCGTTCATCCGACAGGGCTACGGCCTCAGCGAGTCCACGCTGAGTGTGCTCGTCCAGAACGATGAGTTCTGCAAGCCCGGCAGTGTGGGCGTGCTGAAGGTGGGCATCTATGCCAAGGTGATCGATCCCGATACCGGCAAGCTGCTCGGCGCCAATGAGCGCGGAGAGCTGTGCTTCAAGGGCGACGGCATCATGAAGGGCTACATCGGCGACTCGAAGTCCACACAGACGGCCATCAAGGATGGCTGGCTGCACACCGGCGACATTGGCTACTACGATGATCAGTTCGAGTTCTTCATCGTCGATCGCATCAAGGAGCTGATCAAGTACAAGGGCTTCCAGGTGCCGCCCGCAGAGATTGAGTCTCTGCTGCTGACCAACGACAAGATCAAGGATGCCGCGGTTATTGGCAAACCGGACGAGGAGGCCGGTGAGCTGCCGATGGCGTTTGTCGTCAAACAGGCGAATGTTCAGCTGACCGAAAGCGATGTAATCCAGTTCGTCAACGACAACGCCTCGCCCGCCAAGCGGCTGAGGGGCGGCGTGATCTTCGTGGACGAAATTCCCAAGAACCCCAGCGGCAAGATCCTGCGTCGCATTCTGCGCGACATGCTCAAGAAGCCAAAGTCCAAGTTGTAAGCGGATCGCTCCCCTAGAAAACAATTTACTATGTGTATGTTTTATTATTGCTAAACTTTGTTTTATAAACTACCAACTGGTTGGGTTTCGATTTACTCATATTTGGCTTTTCTTTCGAAGTATTCGCTTAAAACTTagatacaaataaaaacttgGAGTTCTGCAGCCGGTAGCCTTGAAATACGCAGATGTCCGAACTATCAATAACAA
This portion of the Drosophila takahashii strain IR98-3 E-12201 chromosome 3R, DtakHiC1v2, whole genome shotgun sequence genome encodes:
- the p38c gene encoding putative mitogen-activated protein kinase 14C, with amino-acid sequence MARFTRVQVNQSTWEFPDIYEIVRPMGEGSFGQVARMRLLGGQMDDVAMKKLVQPFEREEDAKGAYREIRLLKHMDHRNVISLLHVFHPPLQGNDFQQVYLVTQLMDENLHRFSRSNRISQYQIRYILYQILRGLRYIHSAGVLHRDLKPGNIAINQNMEVRILDFGLARLSSKNMSDYVGTVWYRAPELLFLRDQYTNAIDMWSVGCILAELISGHVLFPGDCYFNQLERLLDIMGSPSEEFISGINMKHSRNYLEKYGYREKRHFPQMFPNADPLALDLMEEMLEMLPENRITADEAINHPFLRDFIEPHHRDEDLAPAYDQNFENMVLPVNCWKELISHEIQNFRPPPFYAEALERSYMQQ
- the p38a gene encoding mitogen-activated protein kinase p38a, whose amino-acid sequence is MSASITKKFYKLDINRTEWEIPEIYQELQPVGSGAYGQVSKAKVRGTNMHVAIKKLARPFQSAVHAKRTYRELRLLKHMDHENVIGLLDIFNPHQANASLENFQQVYLVTHLMDADLNNIIRMQHLSDDHVQFLVYQILRGLKYIHSAGVIHRDLKPSNIAVNEDCELRILDFGLARPTENEMTGYVATRWYRAPEIMLNWMHYNQTVDIWSVGCIMAELITRRTLFPGTDHIHQLNLIMEMLGTPPADFMKKISSESARSYIASLPPMKRRSFKKVFENANPLAIDLLEKMLELDAEKRITAEEALAHPYLEKYAEPSDEQTSPPYDHSFEDMDLPVDKWKELIYKEVTNFKPPPSFAQVLKDVK
- the LOC108070075 gene encoding luciferin 4-monooxygenase codes for the protein MTSTLLPGNIVYGGPVTEREAQDYRSLGQYVLDKYKGFGDQTVLVDAVNGVEYTASYMHKSIVRLAYILQKLGVKQNDVVGLSSENSVNFAVAMFAGFAVGATVAPLNVTYSDREVDHAINLSKPKIIFASKITIDRVAKAASKNKFVKGIIAFGGNSKYFKNIYDFKELMDNDKFKTQPDFTSPAANKDEDVSLIVCSSGTTGLPKGVQLTQMNLLATLDSQIQPTIIPMEEVTLLTVIPWFHAFGCLTLITTACRGARLVYLPKFEENLFLGAIEKYRVMMAFMVPPLMVFLAKHPIVDKYDLSSLMVLLCGAAPLSRETEDQIKERIGVPFIRQGYGLSESTLSVLVQNDEFCKPGSVGVLKVGIYAKVIDPDTGKLLGANERGELCFKGDGIMKGYIGDSKSTQTAIKDGWLHTGDIGYYDDQFEFFIVDRIKELIKYKGFQVPPAEIESLLLTNDKIKDAAVIGKPDEEAGELPMAFVVKQANVQLTESDVIQFVNDNASPAKRLRGGVIFVDEIPKNPSGKILRRILRDMLKKPKSKL